One Thioclava electrotropha DNA segment encodes these proteins:
- a CDS encoding ABC transporter permease: MSWFSVSRFGAVLYKEFIQMRRDRMTFAMMIGIPILQLVMFGYIINSDPHHLPTLIEMADESPVARAVLSGMETSDYFKFEGIVTSAEEGDQALRDGTANFVVVIPPNFERDIVRGLSPKLLVSADASDPTAVGTAVGALSGIIDTAVKQTFQGPFAPVAGQPPPFSVVVHKQFNPASKTSLNIVPGLIAVILAMTMVLITAIAIVRETERGTMETLIATPVRPLEVMLGKILPYVVIGYIQTVVFLIAGKLLFGVPFLGSGLAFFIGFNLYIVVNLALGFLISTLVRTQMQAMQASFMTILPTILLSGFMFPYAGMPGWAQVIGSAIPATHFLRIVRKVMLKGAHLTDITGDLRAIFIIGVVIMLISMLRYRQTLD; the protein is encoded by the coding sequence ATGAGCTGGTTCTCGGTCTCGCGTTTCGGAGCGGTGCTCTACAAGGAATTCATCCAGATGCGGCGCGACCGGATGACCTTCGCGATGATGATCGGCATCCCGATCCTGCAGCTGGTCATGTTCGGCTACATCATCAACTCCGACCCGCATCACCTGCCGACCCTGATCGAAATGGCCGACGAGAGCCCGGTTGCGCGTGCGGTGCTGTCGGGCATGGAGACCTCGGATTATTTCAAATTCGAAGGTATCGTGACCAGCGCCGAGGAAGGCGATCAGGCGCTCCGCGACGGCACGGCGAATTTCGTCGTGGTCATCCCACCCAATTTCGAGCGTGACATCGTGCGGGGCCTGTCGCCGAAGCTGCTCGTCAGCGCCGACGCGTCCGACCCGACGGCTGTGGGCACCGCAGTCGGCGCGCTGTCAGGGATCATCGACACTGCGGTGAAACAGACCTTCCAGGGCCCCTTCGCCCCGGTCGCAGGCCAGCCGCCGCCCTTCTCGGTCGTGGTGCACAAGCAATTCAACCCGGCGAGCAAAACCTCGCTGAACATCGTGCCCGGCCTGATCGCCGTGATCCTTGCGATGACGATGGTGCTGATCACCGCGATCGCGATCGTGCGCGAGACAGAGCGCGGCACGATGGAGACCCTGATCGCCACACCGGTCCGGCCGCTCGAGGTGATGCTGGGCAAGATCCTGCCCTATGTCGTGATCGGCTACATCCAGACCGTCGTGTTCCTGATCGCCGGGAAGCTTCTGTTCGGGGTGCCGTTCCTCGGATCGGGGCTGGCCTTCTTCATCGGGTTCAACCTCTACATCGTAGTGAACCTCGCCCTCGGCTTCCTGATCTCGACCCTCGTGCGCACCCAGATGCAAGCGATGCAGGCGAGCTTCATGACAATCCTGCCCACCATCCTGCTCTCGGGTTTCATGTTCCCCTACGCCGGCATGCCCGGCTGGGCGCAGGTGATCGGCTCGGCGATCCCCGCCACGCATTTCCTGCGCATCGTGCGCAAGGTGATGCTGAAAGGCGCGCACCTGACCGACATCACCGGCGACTTGCGGGCGATCTTCATCATCGGCGTGGTGATCATGCTGATCTCGATGCTGCGCTATCGGCAGACGCTGGATTGA
- a CDS encoding PDDEXK family nuclease, with the protein MSEDMMNPVGLANWNDPSPVLPEPSTAGRKINRHSREHCTGQILVGPGGGRIVHLESHLELCWCLTLMGRESTADLREQVGFGWEDEQGTMRRHWFDFLVTEVDGSRLAYSVKPQVRVTERFLHEMSRIAEQARESGFVDDVRLLTDENLDRIDLFNAKLFFAYRRPEPAADRLAHEIHDAMSGLCKLGELVAYFDEPGDGFRAFVRRIQSGHLKLARHEQISLNSNVFKAKKVTQ; encoded by the coding sequence ATGTCCGAAGACATGATGAACCCGGTTGGTTTGGCCAACTGGAACGATCCGTCGCCTGTGCTCCCCGAGCCCTCGACGGCAGGCCGCAAGATCAATCGACACTCCCGTGAACATTGCACGGGCCAGATCCTGGTAGGGCCTGGTGGAGGTCGGATTGTGCATCTCGAAAGCCACCTCGAGCTGTGCTGGTGCCTGACGCTCATGGGGCGCGAAAGCACGGCGGACCTGCGCGAGCAGGTGGGGTTCGGGTGGGAAGACGAGCAGGGAACGATGCGTCGTCACTGGTTCGACTTTCTCGTCACCGAAGTCGACGGCTCGCGGCTCGCCTATTCGGTGAAGCCGCAGGTCCGCGTGACCGAGCGCTTTCTGCACGAGATGTCGCGGATCGCGGAGCAGGCGCGGGAGAGCGGCTTCGTGGACGATGTCCGGCTGCTGACCGACGAGAATCTCGATCGGATCGATCTGTTCAACGCCAAGCTCTTCTTCGCCTATCGGCGACCGGAGCCTGCGGCGGACCGACTGGCCCACGAAATCCATGATGCGATGTCCGGCCTGTGCAAGCTCGGTGAGCTGGTCGCGTATTTCGACGAACCTGGCGATGGGTTCCGCGCCTTCGTCCGCCGCATCCAATCCGGCCATCTGAAACTCGCTCGCCACGAGCAGATCTCCCTGAATTCCAATGTCTTCAAAGCGAAAAAGGTGACCCAATGA
- a CDS encoding peptidoglycan-binding domain-containing protein gives MNRRSFFLSAAALALTATAATAQAMTVTIDEVRDVFGQRDMVMRKEAQKALKGEGYYHGKIDGAWGPGTADAYRQLMASDRYKRNASRWTWAHKVQVIETVFFLNSDAYL, from the coding sequence ATGAACCGGAGAAGCTTTTTCCTGTCGGCCGCAGCGCTGGCGCTCACCGCGACCGCAGCCACGGCGCAAGCCATGACCGTCACAATCGACGAGGTCCGCGACGTCTTCGGGCAGCGCGACATGGTTATGCGGAAAGAGGCGCAGAAAGCCCTGAAGGGCGAGGGCTATTACCACGGAAAGATCGATGGGGCCTGGGGGCCGGGCACGGCTGACGCCTATCGCCAGCTCATGGCCTCGGATCGCTACAAGCGCAACGCCTCGCGCTGGACTTGGGCGCATAAGGTGCAGGTGATCGAGACCGTGTTTTTCCTGAACTCGGATGCCTACCTGTAA
- a CDS encoding HlyD family secretion protein, whose product MLDTIVAWISALLTAIIPGYGDAPVPHYSGYVEGEYVYVAPSVTGRIKTLAAIEGDSVKADQFLFDMDSTKQQAAVRAAEAKIGTASANLNNLETGSRDPEIEVIKASLEQAIAHRNLAESALKRTEDLFAREIVAQAKVDVDRAALEEAEAQVAQLKAQLEVAALPARSAQVLAAQKTLEAAQADADLARSQLDDMTVTAPVAGRIETVYYKAGEVAAAGSPVLSILPPNALKVLFFLPEAERADFAIGDQLEMECDGCDPSIKVTISKMASEPQYTPPIIYSREERSRLVFRAEARIPAGASLLPGQPVSLRRLQ is encoded by the coding sequence ATGCTTGATACCATTGTTGCGTGGATCAGCGCCCTGCTCACCGCGATCATTCCCGGCTACGGGGACGCCCCGGTGCCGCATTACTCGGGCTATGTGGAGGGCGAATACGTCTATGTCGCCCCCTCGGTCACCGGACGCATCAAGACGCTGGCGGCGATCGAAGGCGACAGCGTGAAGGCCGATCAGTTCCTGTTCGATATGGATTCGACGAAGCAGCAGGCTGCGGTCCGCGCCGCCGAGGCCAAGATCGGGACCGCGAGTGCCAATCTGAACAACCTCGAAACCGGCTCGCGCGACCCCGAGATCGAGGTGATCAAGGCCTCGCTGGAGCAAGCCATCGCGCATCGCAATCTCGCGGAATCCGCGCTGAAACGCACCGAGGACCTGTTCGCCCGCGAGATCGTCGCGCAGGCCAAGGTGGATGTCGACCGCGCCGCACTCGAAGAGGCCGAGGCGCAGGTGGCCCAGCTCAAGGCGCAGCTCGAAGTGGCGGCCCTGCCCGCGCGCAGTGCGCAGGTTCTCGCAGCCCAGAAAACGCTCGAGGCGGCACAGGCCGATGCCGATCTCGCCCGGTCGCAGCTCGATGACATGACGGTCACCGCGCCCGTGGCCGGTCGGATCGAGACGGTCTATTACAAGGCCGGGGAAGTGGCCGCCGCCGGGTCGCCCGTGCTGTCGATCCTGCCGCCAAACGCGCTCAAGGTCCTCTTCTTCCTGCCCGAGGCCGAGCGCGCGGATTTCGCCATTGGCGATCAGCTGGAGATGGAATGCGACGGCTGCGATCCGAGCATCAAGGTGACGATCAGCAAGATGGCCTCCGAGCCGCAATACACACCCCCGATCATCTATTCGCGCGAAGAACGCTCGCGGCTCGTGTTCCGAGCCGAAGCGCGCATCCCGGCGGGCGCGTCGCTCCTGCCGGGCCAGCCGGTCAGCCTGAGGCGGCTGCAATGA
- a CDS encoding TniQ family protein: MQLRPDLLFHAEETVLSWASRLAAFHTGGRLVPFLNDLGIAPNRLSAGCEEALLRLSAKAGQDLFRLRRNAITRIGPRQYRLRRETFSAEFTTGPVTRFCPACLGEDDARGGRSSTVRSHRLDWLLQSTRVCPQHSLPLLERRRGSWDDFLHELPVLAPETREQLLRMADVTPSATRSLLQNYVVTHFQGGKGPEWLDRQPIEQAVRATEMLGAVLAFGPEAKPVDLGMLDWVRAADYGWPYVCKGEAGIREALEHLQVDAKASGRNCLSRGAVFGMLYHWLSSHKLRKDPGEISDILRSHIVNTMDVAPGAMVLGKVVRNPKLCSVATLARQYRVHALTLRDVLISRGALDRGAVSQTCSELLVDATVGRATSDAIRSAVPFTRAGDILNASRPMVSTLLQIGALSQVRLDGEARGKLSRSIDEREMLSLLRRLESIVPRQVESIPPGMTTIAKCVERSRMTNEYVLRRLLAGRVHRVFRLANVAGFRGVVIDPKEFSAPSNLPLPGMSAEMVMLVLGLNQVATNSLFREREGGALLDVVDLPGRREKWVSPEALDRFRKRFVFGHQLKLEYGIKRAAAKSFLDAYGVKPLFNPREFGAMIYHRSDLPPEITKRRT; the protein is encoded by the coding sequence ATGCAGCTTCGACCCGATCTTCTGTTCCACGCCGAAGAGACCGTCCTGTCCTGGGCTTCGCGCCTCGCCGCGTTCCATACGGGAGGGCGGCTGGTGCCATTTCTCAATGATTTGGGGATTGCACCCAACCGCCTTTCCGCGGGATGTGAGGAGGCGCTTCTGCGACTGTCTGCCAAGGCCGGCCAGGATTTGTTCCGCCTTCGTCGCAACGCCATCACGCGGATCGGGCCCCGCCAGTATCGCCTGCGCCGCGAGACCTTCAGCGCGGAGTTCACTACAGGGCCTGTGACGCGGTTTTGTCCCGCTTGTCTGGGGGAAGATGATGCCCGCGGGGGACGCAGCTCTACGGTGCGCTCGCACCGGCTTGATTGGTTGCTGCAGTCTACGCGTGTCTGCCCGCAACATTCTCTCCCTCTCCTCGAGCGCAGAAGAGGCAGTTGGGATGACTTCCTCCACGAGCTGCCGGTCCTTGCGCCTGAGACGCGAGAGCAACTCTTGCGCATGGCGGATGTTACCCCGTCTGCGACACGATCGCTGCTTCAGAACTACGTCGTGACCCATTTTCAGGGAGGCAAGGGGCCGGAATGGTTGGATCGGCAGCCGATCGAGCAGGCCGTGCGTGCAACTGAAATGCTTGGTGCGGTCCTTGCCTTTGGTCCCGAGGCGAAGCCGGTCGATCTTGGGATGCTCGACTGGGTCCGGGCGGCAGATTACGGCTGGCCATACGTGTGCAAGGGAGAGGCCGGTATTCGCGAGGCGCTGGAACACCTCCAAGTTGATGCCAAAGCAAGCGGTCGGAATTGCCTCAGCCGAGGGGCGGTCTTCGGCATGCTCTACCATTGGCTTTCTTCGCACAAGCTTCGCAAGGATCCCGGGGAAATCAGTGATATTCTGCGCAGTCACATCGTAAATACGATGGATGTTGCGCCGGGCGCGATGGTTCTCGGGAAGGTGGTTCGCAATCCCAAATTGTGCAGCGTAGCCACGTTGGCGAGGCAGTATCGTGTCCATGCTCTGACGTTGCGCGACGTTCTTATTTCACGTGGGGCTCTTGATCGCGGAGCGGTGTCACAAACCTGCTCGGAGCTGCTTGTCGATGCGACGGTGGGGCGTGCGACAAGCGATGCGATCCGTTCGGCTGTGCCTTTCACGCGCGCGGGAGACATTCTCAACGCATCGCGCCCGATGGTGTCCACGCTTCTGCAGATCGGTGCTCTGTCGCAGGTGAGGCTGGATGGCGAGGCCAGAGGGAAGCTCAGTCGTTCAATCGATGAGCGGGAGATGCTCAGCTTGCTTCGACGGCTTGAAAGCATTGTGCCTCGCCAAGTTGAAAGCATTCCCCCGGGTATGACTACAATCGCGAAATGTGTGGAGCGGTCACGCATGACGAACGAATACGTCCTTCGCCGCTTGCTCGCAGGGCGGGTTCACCGGGTCTTCCGCCTGGCGAATGTCGCGGGTTTCAGAGGGGTGGTCATTGATCCCAAGGAGTTTTCTGCCCCTAGCAATTTACCCCTGCCAGGAATGTCCGCTGAGATGGTGATGCTGGTGTTGGGCCTTAACCAAGTTGCCACAAACTCGTTGTTCCGCGAGCGCGAAGGGGGCGCTCTCCTTGATGTAGTCGACCTTCCTGGCCGGCGCGAAAAATGGGTATCGCCTGAGGCGCTCGATCGGTTCCGGAAGCGCTTCGTATTCGGACATCAGCTTAAATTGGAATACGGGATCAAGAGGGCTGCCGCGAAATCTTTCTTGGACGCGTATGGCGTTAAGCCATTGTTCAATCCCCGAGAATTTGGAGCGATGATCTACCATCGTTCTGATCTGCCTCCGGAAATCACCAAGCGCAGAACCTAA
- a CDS encoding DDE-type integrase/transposase/recombinase, giving the protein MTLQFGHAISSRRLAFSPTDRVTIGNISMRPIHCNEDGWVLQEDDGSGRARQFTHQLLNQYAAQGKMTHQIGYFLPHQARARLKSAEFLISALSKRDRVAFAKRDAWVQAFFELQRKGMKITDASIEAHKAELLGLMAKFADESCNHDLPNKTKTNNFFKTPSARTLRRWVKQYREAGAAGLADRIAARGNRGHRMTPAEISLMMQEVRGYMSETRPTEAKIVEDVMRAFDERNAELRAEGQLELRVPSRSTVRKAIKSLDLYQVTVARDGLDSARKKFAPVGNGLMLTRPLERVEIDEYRVDAITLMASSGLDGFLSEDERKALGLDGSKARWVITVAICATTRCIVGMSISREASGSAAKQVLQMIVSDKGKWADAVGAQGSWDMHGRPELIATDNGPAFISETFRAGCADLGVAHEFTPPATPEMRARIERLFRTISMKLLRRLAGHTFSSILEKGDADPKARAALTFDDFAFAMVRWIVDIYHNQPHRGLGGETPLTCWRRLEKTPGVAPSPSNRDFRLIFGVRHTRKLDKSGIMVHGLFYHSGELARWMRPDGEVELEVAWHPRDIGAILVYLGGKWVEVPALDKRYDGVAAQTWLTAARQLKSANPRRKEFDHDTIFAAIKAIEDRNAQAMALAGLLVEEWTEEKLARAEKRLFMGFRESTRTPSDVAPAADGKPGMSIPSPEKEETAAKPKRKRKGKSSDWNVED; this is encoded by the coding sequence ATGACCCTTCAATTCGGCCACGCCATCTCCTCGCGGCGCCTCGCGTTCTCTCCCACCGATCGTGTTACGATCGGCAACATCTCGATGCGGCCCATCCACTGCAATGAAGATGGCTGGGTCCTGCAGGAAGACGACGGCTCCGGGCGCGCACGCCAATTCACCCATCAATTGCTGAACCAATATGCAGCACAGGGAAAAATGACCCACCAGATCGGCTATTTTCTTCCCCATCAGGCGCGTGCGCGTCTGAAAAGCGCGGAATTTCTGATTTCGGCACTTTCGAAGCGCGATCGCGTCGCGTTTGCCAAGCGCGACGCTTGGGTTCAGGCGTTCTTCGAACTGCAGAGAAAGGGCATGAAGATCACGGATGCTTCCATCGAAGCACACAAAGCCGAACTGCTGGGCTTAATGGCAAAATTCGCCGATGAGTCGTGCAACCACGATTTGCCCAATAAGACGAAAACGAACAATTTCTTCAAGACACCTTCGGCTCGCACCCTTCGCCGCTGGGTCAAGCAATATCGTGAGGCGGGCGCCGCCGGGCTTGCCGACCGGATCGCCGCTCGAGGAAACCGTGGTCATCGGATGACGCCGGCAGAGATCTCGCTCATGATGCAAGAAGTCCGTGGATACATGTCCGAGACGCGCCCTACGGAAGCGAAGATCGTCGAAGACGTCATGCGTGCTTTTGACGAGCGAAACGCGGAGCTCCGCGCCGAGGGACAGCTCGAGCTACGCGTTCCGAGCCGGTCGACGGTTCGAAAAGCGATCAAGTCTCTGGACCTCTATCAGGTCACGGTAGCACGCGATGGGCTCGATTCTGCGCGCAAGAAATTTGCACCGGTCGGAAACGGCCTGATGCTCACGCGGCCTTTGGAACGCGTCGAGATCGACGAATACCGCGTCGATGCGATCACCCTGATGGCGTCCTCCGGTTTGGACGGATTTTTGAGCGAAGATGAGCGCAAAGCGCTTGGCCTCGACGGATCGAAAGCGCGATGGGTCATCACGGTCGCGATCTGTGCCACTACGCGCTGTATTGTCGGGATGTCGATCAGTCGGGAAGCTAGCGGGTCGGCCGCGAAACAGGTCCTTCAGATGATCGTTTCTGACAAGGGCAAGTGGGCGGATGCGGTGGGGGCGCAGGGCTCCTGGGACATGCATGGCCGCCCGGAGCTGATTGCTACGGATAATGGCCCGGCGTTCATTTCCGAGACCTTCCGGGCTGGCTGCGCGGATTTGGGCGTCGCTCATGAGTTCACGCCGCCTGCGACCCCTGAGATGCGCGCGCGCATCGAGCGTTTGTTCCGCACGATTTCCATGAAGCTTCTGCGGCGTCTGGCAGGGCACACCTTCTCCAGCATTCTGGAAAAGGGGGATGCTGATCCGAAAGCCCGCGCAGCACTCACTTTCGACGACTTTGCTTTCGCCATGGTGCGCTGGATCGTGGATATCTACCACAATCAACCGCATCGCGGTCTCGGCGGGGAAACCCCGCTGACCTGCTGGCGCCGTCTGGAGAAGACGCCTGGCGTTGCACCGTCGCCTTCGAACCGGGATTTCCGGCTGATCTTCGGTGTCCGCCATACCCGTAAGCTCGATAAGTCTGGGATCATGGTGCATGGGCTGTTTTACCACTCGGGTGAATTGGCAAGATGGATGCGCCCCGATGGTGAGGTCGAGCTCGAGGTGGCGTGGCACCCGCGCGACATCGGCGCGATCCTTGTCTATCTCGGCGGCAAGTGGGTCGAGGTGCCTGCGCTCGACAAGCGTTATGATGGTGTGGCCGCGCAAACTTGGCTGACGGCGGCCCGCCAACTCAAGAGCGCAAACCCGCGGCGCAAGGAGTTCGATCACGACACGATCTTCGCGGCGATCAAGGCCATCGAAGACCGCAACGCCCAGGCTATGGCATTGGCGGGGCTTCTCGTCGAGGAGTGGACCGAGGAGAAACTCGCACGGGCAGAAAAGCGCCTCTTCATGGGGTTCAGGGAGTCGACCCGCACGCCGAGCGATGTGGCGCCTGCCGCCGATGGCAAGCCCGGCATGTCCATTCCTTCCCCGGAGAAGGAAGAGACGGCCGCGAAACCCAAGCGCAAGCGCAAGGGGAAATCTTCTGACTGGAACGTGGAGGACTGA
- a CDS encoding TniB family NTP-binding protein codes for MNDIGKVMRILEDLRGLHVTNPRDAEFASQLQRLLAHDADGNPLPSALRFTSTGETRGIMIIDEPGGGKSTLVQRGLDRCAALQAEPGAPKRYLDAAVPSPATLKSMTRELLKDSGYPDVSKSREVWSMMELLRERISMLGVVAIWIDEAHDLFCADRNLILRALKSLMQGDAAVIVILSGTSALAEVVRSDPQVQRRFTSLILPPVDPKTDGDQIAGLIESYCQRAGLAPPAETDLVARVTHAARYRFGRTVEVVVNAIERALMDGADRLDMDHFAEAYALHEGAASERNVFLVEDWWNLRPDGEAEEAPSPRRRRKGRG; via the coding sequence ATGAATGATATCGGCAAGGTGATGCGGATCCTCGAAGACCTGCGCGGGCTGCACGTAACCAACCCTCGGGACGCGGAATTCGCGTCCCAACTCCAACGACTTCTGGCGCATGACGCGGACGGCAATCCGTTGCCGTCCGCTTTGCGGTTCACCTCCACGGGTGAAACGCGGGGGATCATGATCATCGACGAGCCGGGTGGCGGCAAATCCACGCTCGTCCAGCGGGGCCTGGATCGTTGTGCGGCCCTTCAGGCCGAGCCGGGAGCGCCGAAGCGCTATCTGGACGCGGCGGTGCCGAGCCCTGCGACCCTCAAGAGCATGACGCGCGAGCTGCTCAAGGACAGCGGCTATCCCGATGTCTCAAAGAGCCGGGAAGTCTGGTCGATGATGGAGCTTCTGCGCGAGCGGATTTCCATGCTTGGGGTCGTGGCGATCTGGATCGACGAGGCGCACGACCTGTTCTGTGCCGATCGAAACCTGATCCTACGCGCCCTGAAATCGCTGATGCAGGGGGATGCCGCTGTCATTGTTATCCTGTCGGGCACGTCCGCGCTCGCGGAGGTCGTGCGCTCCGACCCGCAAGTCCAACGCAGATTCACGAGCCTCATTCTGCCGCCGGTCGATCCGAAAACCGACGGCGACCAGATCGCCGGTCTCATCGAGTCCTACTGCCAAAGGGCGGGCCTCGCGCCTCCGGCCGAGACGGATCTCGTCGCGCGCGTGACCCATGCGGCAAGGTATCGCTTCGGACGGACCGTGGAGGTCGTCGTGAATGCGATCGAACGCGCGCTGATGGACGGCGCGGATCGGCTGGATATGGATCACTTCGCGGAAGCCTACGCGCTGCATGAGGGCGCTGCGTCCGAGCGCAATGTGTTCCTCGTCGAGGATTGGTGGAACCTACGGCCGGATGGGGAGGCGGAGGAAGCGCCTTCGCCACGTCGGCGCCGAAAGGGCAGGGGGTGA
- a CDS encoding ABC transporter ATP-binding protein — MSTTPAESVSAQSDPAIVVKGLTKIYNGKKVVNAVDMSVPKGAIYGFIGPNGSGKTTTIRMMCALLTPDGGEGHTLGYDIHKDARAIKENVGYMTQKFSLYGDLTIRENLDFMARMYRVKNRKKVVDETLRTLGLEGRGKQLAGTLSGGWKQRLALAACMQHKPALLLLDEPTAGVDPKARRDFWDEIRQLSKQGVTVLVSTHYMDEAVQCDYIAYIAYGKKLIDGPAAEIPHQVGLTTWRVSGPDLIQLEDELRADPRVEQVARFGAQLHVSSTDSAGLDAVVAEKSGENDARKWEKKEAELEEVFIYLMATAADNFGVNGGPSA, encoded by the coding sequence ATGAGCACGACACCCGCCGAAAGCGTAAGCGCCCAGAGCGACCCCGCGATCGTCGTGAAGGGGCTCACGAAGATCTACAACGGCAAGAAGGTGGTAAACGCGGTCGATATGTCAGTGCCGAAAGGCGCGATCTACGGCTTCATCGGCCCCAACGGCTCGGGCAAGACCACCACGATCCGGATGATGTGCGCCCTGCTCACCCCCGATGGCGGCGAGGGTCACACCCTTGGTTACGACATCCACAAGGACGCGCGCGCGATCAAGGAAAACGTCGGCTACATGACGCAGAAGTTCTCGCTCTATGGCGATCTGACGATCCGCGAGAACCTCGACTTCATGGCGCGGATGTATCGGGTGAAGAACCGCAAGAAGGTGGTAGACGAGACCCTGCGGACGCTTGGCCTCGAAGGGCGCGGCAAGCAGTTGGCGGGCACGCTGTCGGGGGGCTGGAAACAGCGTCTGGCACTGGCCGCCTGCATGCAGCACAAGCCCGCGCTCCTGCTTCTCGACGAACCCACCGCCGGGGTCGACCCGAAGGCGCGGCGCGACTTCTGGGACGAGATCCGCCAGCTCAGCAAGCAGGGCGTCACGGTGCTGGTCTCGACGCATTACATGGATGAGGCGGTGCAATGCGATTACATCGCCTACATCGCCTATGGGAAGAAGCTGATCGACGGCCCCGCGGCCGAGATCCCGCATCAGGTCGGCCTGACCACATGGCGGGTCTCCGGCCCCGACTTGATCCAGCTCGAAGACGAGTTGCGCGCCGATCCGCGGGTCGAGCAGGTCGCGCGCTTCGGCGCCCAGCTTCATGTGTCCTCGACCGACAGCGCCGGGCTCGACGCGGTCGTCGCTGAAAAGAGCGGAGAGAACGACGCGCGCAAATGGGAGAAGAAAGAGGCCGAGCTTGAGGAGGTCTTCATCTACCTGATGGCGACAGCGGCCGACAATTTCGGTGTCAACGGAGGCCCCTCCGCATGA
- a CDS encoding TetR/AcrR family transcriptional regulator, with protein sequence MTDPDSPEPKFRRRAEARPDEVLDAALSLFDEKGYAHTSVAQIAKTAGLSKGAVYLYFPSKQAILEGLVRRAVSPIATRAQALVDLTSDDARATLRALFSLIATSLGDPKVLAVPKVVIREAVVAPEIAAMYRREVFDHVLPAATEIIRQGIASGQLRPVDPELTLRSIIGPIVVHLLLAEIFDVVPEDGLSLDRLIENHLDILFHGVFLSPEGSTDA encoded by the coding sequence ATGACAGATCCCGACTCGCCCGAACCCAAATTTCGACGTCGCGCAGAGGCGCGGCCTGACGAGGTGCTCGACGCGGCGCTCTCACTCTTCGATGAAAAAGGCTATGCCCATACATCGGTGGCGCAGATCGCCAAGACGGCGGGTCTCTCGAAGGGGGCCGTCTATCTCTATTTCCCGTCGAAGCAGGCGATCCTCGAAGGCTTGGTGCGCAGGGCCGTTTCCCCGATCGCCACACGGGCGCAAGCGCTTGTCGATCTGACGTCCGACGACGCGCGCGCCACGCTGCGCGCGCTGTTCTCGCTCATCGCGACCTCGCTGGGGGATCCGAAAGTTCTGGCGGTCCCGAAGGTCGTGATCCGCGAGGCTGTCGTCGCCCCCGAGATCGCCGCGATGTATCGGCGCGAGGTGTTCGACCACGTCCTGCCCGCGGCGACCGAAATCATCCGACAGGGCATCGCCTCGGGCCAACTGCGCCCGGTCGATCCCGAACTGACCCTGCGCTCGATCATCGGCCCGATCGTCGTCCATCTCCTGCTTGCGGAGATCTTCGACGTTGTGCCGGAGGACGGGCTGTCGCTCGATCGGCTGATCGAGAACCACCTCGACATTCTATTCCACGGCGTTTTCCTGTCACCGGAGGGTTCGACCGATGCTTGA